CCTTTTGTTCTCTCGGTTTTCGGTActgtagaaaataaaaaaacaaaactaaaccatcttgattttttttcaggGAAGGGTGATGGTAATACAACCAGGAATATTGTCATTATTGTTGTGGTTTCAGTTGTGTTCAGCCTGATACTAGGTGTTTCTGCAGTCATCTGGTTAGGGAAGAGGAAaacacaaaaatcaaaacaagtTCTTTATAAGAGTAAGTATTTTAtgatcttcttcttcatatttgCTCAAGGGAATGTTGAGCTTATAGATTTTCAAATATTTGTTGTTGAAGATGTGGATGAGATTAGCACGGTCGAATCCCTGCAATATCCTTTCGACACGATCAAGACTGCGACAAATGATTTCTCCGAAGAAAACAAGCTGGGCGAAGGTGGATTTGGCTCTGTATACAAGGTAATTTTTAACAAGACTCTGAGTTTTGGTGACTCCGAAGAAATTTAAATGATTTTGTGATATGATGAAATCAGGGGAAGCTGCAAAATGGTCAAGAGATTGCAGTGAAGAGGTTGTCGAGGGGTTCGGGACAAGGTTTAGTAGAATTCAAGAATGAAGTGCTACTATTAGCCAAGCTTCAACATAGGAATTTGGTTAGACTCTTGGGTTTTTCCATACAAGGGATGGAGAAGCTTCTCATATATGAATTGGTTCAAAATGCAAGCCTAGATCACTTCATATTTGGTAACATTTTTTTCTTAGTTGTCTCAATACACTCGTGTAGTAGTATCATGTTATATAACACTTGTGATTGGAATTGTAGATAAAAGATGCCATACACATTTGGACTGGGAGAGACGTTACAAGATCATAGGGGGTATCGCGAGGGGTATTCTCTACTTACATGAGGATTCTAGACTCAAGATCATTCACCGTGATTTAAAAGCCAGTAATATACTCCTAGACACAGAGATGAATCCCAAAATTGCTGACTTTGGTATGGCAAGATTATTCCGACAAGATGAAACTCAAGGAAATACAAGCCGAATTGTCGGAACATAGTAAGTATCTATCACAAAAATTTCTATAACTAAGCAATCATGTTTCTAAAAACATGTTGTACATATATTGCAGTGGATATATGCCGCCAGAATACATAATACGCGGCCAATTCTCAATCAAATCCGACGTCTTCAGCTTTGGAGTTCTGGTTTTAGAAATCATCAGCGGGCGCAAGAGCAACAATTTCCGCAGTGGGGACAACGTAGAAGATCTCCTTAGTTTTGTAAGCACTTCATTTGTATTCAGATTGAAAATCAGATTGGAACATTTTAATGATCCAAAATATTACAGGCATGGGAAAACTGGCGCGAAGGGATAGCAGCAAATGTGGTGGATCCGGGTTTGAGATCCGGGTCGGGTTCAATGAGTGAGATGCTGAGGTGCATGCATATCGGTTTGTTGTGCGTTCAAGAAAATGCAGGGGAGAGGCCGACTATGGCGTCAGTTGTGATCATGCTGAGCAGCGCATCCATAAGCCTGACTGTGCCTTCTGAGCCTGCTTTTTATTTTTCGGGCGGCGGCTATACTCCCCGACGTTCACACTACAGTTCGAGGGAGCGTGAGTCATCCGTCAACATTCTGCAGAGCCGAGCTTCTGTAGCTGATCAATCAGACCATTCATCCAACAATGATGTTTCCATCACCGAGTTGCATCCTCGATGAGACGATACTTTGCGTAGAGAATTCTTGTTGAATGTTTGGGTAAATAAAGAGTATTTATATCAGTGTAGGAATGAACTACACAAATGCATGTATCCATACGAGTAGTACataatagtaatagtagtagATGGATTATTTAATTGTTCATGAATCTAGAAAATATATTAATCTCCAATACTCTTTCTACTAGTAATATCTTCCTAGGTTACTCCAAATATGTCACACTAATGTATTTTGATACAGACTTAGTGTATTTAGATATTTGAACTTATTGGTCTTGTGTATTTTGGTATTTGAACTTGTTGGTATTGTAATGCAAGCTGACCAGCATAGCATGGCATGTCAGTGTATTGTAATGCAAGCTGACCAGCATTGCGTGGCACCAAATCTGccatttttgatattttgataatgctatttttttattcacagtttttattatatatatttaataatatataatatggggagcgttattctcctattcatcccttagatcctttattcttcttaatatgagccgttagatctcattcatcaacggtccagatgatctgcattattacaatgtaatggtgcattattagtcggtgtgcattattcaactaaaaatctgcattattacactataatggtgcattattagtcggtgtgcattattcaactgaaaatatgcattattaaatgacacgtggcactaatctaatcgtcggatgacaaaatcgtggggctgagatcaagaaggaaaaaggagaaaatatgcaaaaaggaaatgaatacatccctatataatatatatgtttATTATATATTCCGGTTCAACTAGTGGTTcgaccggttgaaccgtgaaccggtaACGGTGCTGGTTCGCTTgtcggtccggtttttaaaacattggtacAGAGTAGGTTCACTTTTTCTCTTAGACTATTATTCCTTATTGCTCAAAgtattcattaatttttttcaggACCAATTCTAGGTGCATGTATGAGACTTTGAGTTCATATAAGACTTTTCCTAACCGATATATATTTTCTCTTGACTCTCCACAAAACCTTTAGATTGCTCTAACATGCACTTCTTCATCCAGTTCTACATTAAGAAATGTTAATTTTATATACCAACCAAATAAAccaaacagaaaaaaaaaattagttaattaaCCTAATTATTTAGGGAAATGATTTTTTGATCTAATGCTTCTATGTCATGACTCATGACCCTTGATTTGATTATGTTTTAAATTTTCTTGATTGTGAAATAAGTTGATAGGACAATATGAAGGTCAAAGTCAATGGATAACGCGGAATGTTAGATTGTGGGGTTTAAATAATCAATAAAGTCTTGTTGATTCGGTCAATGCACAGCTGTAATCCCGAGGCAAAATGTCGTAGTGCTGTCTCTATCAAAATTTAACACCCATAAATTCACGCCATATAAGAGACTGGTAAATTACATTGTTCAAAGTCAATAATGATATTTCTATTTACATGTTAGGCCAAAAACTAATAAGTGGGGAGATTAATATAATGGAAATATGGAATTTCCACGCAACCACGTGGTACACGGAGATATCACGCTTGTATAATTCTGGCAATTTTCTTATTAGACCATCTCTCCAATTATCCACCaagttttcatttttggtataACAAATTTCTCCAATTATTCTGCAAATTTAAATCTAAACtcatttttgcatttttctatGAAACAATACCAAATACAAAGATACTGCAAAAAAATTGTGAGACATATATTCATAAATGGCTTAAAATTTGTTAATAGTTGGAATAAACTTTTTAGTGTgacatatatttaaaaatatatttttgtttggTTAAATGGCttgatatttatttaattcttttttctCAATAAAGTAAAAGGCATGGGTGAATAATTGAAAATACAATCCATCtaagattttaaaaaaacagcaaaaaaaaaaccttaGATGTACGTGAATAATTTGGAGATGGCCATGTCCCTTCTGGAACATCTGATAAATGACTAAGTATAGAAAATAGAATGTGgtacatttttttattgagtAATTGTATGGTTATAATAGAGCTGCAAATGTAGACTTTGAATTGTTAAATAATCCCATCTGAtctcaataattataatttactcAGGGATGATAAGAAAAAAGGTAGCATCCAACAATTCTCAACTAATGTTCCAAAAATTGCAGAACAACTGCATTCATTCAAACTATGACTTATCAAAGATTGTTATTGGGGCTCTTCGTGTTGTTGATCCCGAGAGATCTCTTCGCCCAGGACTTATCCAGGGCCACTTGCGGCAGCAACGGCAACTACAGCAGCAACAGCGCTTACAGCGCTAACCTCGACAccactctctcttctctctccacAGACATCGGCAACGATGGCTTCTACAACGCCTCGACCGGGCAGGGCCCCGACAGAGTGAACGCCGCCGCGCTGTGCAGAGGCGACGTTCAACTCGACGTGTGCCGCGAATGCGTGCAAAATGGCGTCTCCAGACTCGAGGGCTCGTGCCCGGTTCAGAAGGAGGCAGTCTTCTGGGATGAGTTCTGCACTCTGCGATACTCGAATGCTACCGTCTACGGGACTATGGAGAGTAGGCCCGTATACTCCTTGATGAATACACAGAACGTGACGAATCCAGACCGGTTCAGGTCGGATCTCAGAACGTTGCTCGATGACCTTCGTAGACGAGCTGCTGGTGGCTCGTCTACGAGGAAGGTGGCAGCTGGGAATGCAACTGGACCCGATTTTCAAATGATTTTCGGGTTAGTTCAGTGCTCCCCCGATTTGTCATCACAGGATTGTACAAGTTGTTTGGTTGGTGCCATTTCGGGCATACCGCAATGCTGTGATGGGAAAAGAGGAGGCAGAGTACTCTGGCCAAGTTGCAATCTTCGTTTCGAGACTGTTCCGTTTTTCAATGAGACTAGGCTTCAGGAACTTGAGTTTGTTCCTCCGTCTCCTCCTCTTATCGAGCCGCCTCCACAGTCACCACCGTCAGGTAATCGTAACCGTCTATCTTCTGTTATAAACTCTGCTTCATAAGGTTTCACTCTGTTTCCGGTGTACTTCAATTGACATGAATTTGGTATCTGACATTAGTGTTTGTTAGGCTAGTCTTTTGGAATGAATTCTCGTGTTTGCTTTTATAAACAAATTCTTTTGTTTGGTCTGAATTCATAATTCTCTTGTTTAAGTTTATTGGTCAAATAAGCTCTCTGATTATCATGTATGTAGCATGATTAATCAATATTGACATTGAATTAGCATCTTGGACCAATTGAATCAATACGTTAGTTTTCTGGGGTTTTTTTTGCAGGAAAGAAAAATGGTAACACAACTATTGTCATAATTGTGGTTGTAATTGTTGTGTGCTTGATAGTGGCTGTATCTGCTATCATCTTtctaagaaagagagagagaaagaaacaGAAAGCAACAGAAATTCCTCAAAGTAAGTTACTAGTCTTGCTTTTATACACAAAATTTGTTTAAGTAGTGGACTCAAATGTTTGTTCATAATTAATTGAAGCTGTCGACGATATTAGCACAGCTGAATCTCTGCAGTATAGTTTCAGCACAATCAAAGCCGCAACAAATGATTTCTCTGATCATAATAGATTGGGCCAAGGTGGATTTGGTACTGTTTACAAGGTAGATATAAATATACAATACTGCACAGTATGGAAAAAAGTATAGGTGTAACAAATTCAAAATCTAAACACAAATAATGTGTTGTAGGGGAAACTTCCAAATAGTCAAGAAATTGCAGTGAAAAGATTGTCAAGAGATTCAGGGCAGGGCGATATGGAATTCAAGAATGAGGTTCTGTTATTAGCTAAGCTTCAACACAGGAATCTGGTTAGACTGTTAGGTTTCTCCTTAGAAGGAATGGAGAAGTTGTTGGTATATGAATATGTTCAAAATGCTAGCTTGGATAACTTCATATTCGGTAACATTTATCCTTAATTCACTTAAACACAACATATATTAATGCTAACTTGTTTGCAATTGGACATGTAGACTCAGTTAAGCATTCAGATTTGGATTGGGATAGACGCTACAAGATCATAGGAGGTATTGCGAGGGGAATACTCTACTTGCACGAAGATTCTCGTCTCAGGATCATTCACCGTGATTTAAAAGCAAGTAATATACTTCTAGACAGAGAGATGAGTCCCAAGATTGCCGACTTTGGTATGGCAAGATTGTTCGGACAAGATCAAACGCAGGGAAATACTAGTCGAGTTGTGGGCACATAGTAAGTTAAACAGATTAAACAATTTGATTAAGTTATTAGAATACTAAAATCTGTAAACTACAGCGGATATATGCCACCAGAGTACCTAATACACGGTCAGTTCTCAATCAAGTCGGACGTATACAGCTTTGGAGTATTAGTCCTTGAAATCATCAGTGGCCGAAAAAATAATGGCTTTCGAAGCGGGGGTGACAGCGTGGGGGACCTCCTAAGCTTTGTAAGTACTAATCATACTTTGACCACTTAACTACAGTTAGTGATTAAAAAGTGAGATTAATGAATGTTGCAGGCATGGGAAAGTTGGCAAGAGGGAAGAGGTGGAGAAGTGGTGGATCCATTTTTGAGGAGTGGTTCGGGTTCGATGAATGAGATGCTGAGATGCATCCATATTGGTTTGTTGTGTGTACAGGAAGATCCCGCGGATCGGCCAACCATGGCCTCTGTGGTACTTATGCTGAGTAGCTTCTCCATAACCTTAAACTTACCTTCGGAGCCAGCATTTTATGCTTCCAGTGGGAGTGGTTATGGTTCGGATGCGTCACTGATTCACAACTCCGACTCCACAAATTCTCACCACAAGACTTCTTCTCGGCCGTCTCAGCAGTCTCGCCGTTCCTCACAAAATGATGCCTCCATTACTGACTTACATCCGCGCTGATTCCGCTCCAAGAAAGTATATATTCAATTCGTATCATGTCAACATTGTCAGCTCTACATAGACCTGACCAAAAATAGTTCAGTTTTTCTTATTTACTCCTTTTGATGTACCTAATAATATCATTAATCTTTGGTTATTTTGGACAGAACACATCTTTCTCATCCTTCCATACAAAATGACAGAATTGAAGAAAGTAACTAAAACCAAACAAAAACACTGAGATCAACGTAAAACAAGGTGTGTAAGGTGTGATTGGCCATGCTAATCTCATCCATATCTTCAATAAGTTCAACTTTCTCATGAGCTAAACTAACGATACTACCAGTATGAACTATGAAGAAGATCAAGTGCTTACTCTGATGAAGAACTTGTTTGGTTTTGTATTTACTTTTCTTAACAACAGGCTCAACCACACAACTGAGACCACTATAATGATAATATTTCTGGTTGTATCACcataatgttttaatttttattgtaaACTGATTACACATGATGAAATGAACAACTTGTTGGAAGTAATACAATCCAAACTTGGAATTCGAAGAAGAAGCGGAAAGAACATAGAAATAACTTAAAAGGAAATGCAGAATTCGAAACTATATATAATTCCCACAAAGCGAGATACACCCCTATAGTGCTCCTGGATTTCATTTAATATCGTGTAACTGTCATGTACTATTTGATTTCTTTGACTTGAATGGTTTGGAGTGTGGACTTGGCCTACCATTCGTCTCactgttttttaaattttctggTGGTGATATTTATTCACgaaggtggtgttcggttgacaagataaaataataccaagatataatataagattgagttgtgagattattttagtcatatggaCAATATAAgattatccatctaagattgagttgtgagaatGAATATCATGaactaaacacactataaatttaatccaggatacaatcttgcaaactgaACACCCCGGAAGGGATAGAAGTGTATGAAACAAGGTTGGGAGGTTTCCCTTCATTGGACAATTTCAAACATTACcttccaaaaaaaattcaagcaAAGGAAAAGACGAAAAATTGATAGTTACAATCCTCGTTTCAGATTTCATATACTTACTCCCTCTGCCGTGCCAGGATCAAATTGTGAATATTTGGCGGAATGAGGAAGTATTATTTacaattctttaattttttttactacaaatttttttttcaacggTTCGCACTTCGGAGTACAACTGTACAAGAGTGAACATTTCATCGGCATAACTTTTCCTCGCTGCGACAAATTCAATTGTTTGTCAAGGTCAAAATAGTAGTCAAAAAATTAATCGAGGTGTCCATTTAAATAATATTGATAtgaattcattatgattagacGAGGTTCGGGGGCGGCTGCCCCTGGCGGGGTCGAGCGGTAtagaaaattcatccggaaaTACATTTTCTGATAGTCGAAggactaatttgcaattttcgAAACCCTTTAGAAAAACCATTAAAATCGGTTAAGAAACGAAGAGACGCAACGTTTCGTGAAAAGACGCGACGTTTCGTTTCAGGCCTCTTCTTATTGATCATTTTCGGTTCAAAGTGGGATTGCAGAATCTACATACGAAACTTCtaaacctgaattgtatccgatcaaatattggtagaaccatcaaattgatttgatctgaaagtgtttcacACCTTTCAGGATATCCTATTGTTCACATTTGAGTAAATATCCCTAACACGACTTTCAAATGATTTTCGGGTTTGTTCAGTGCACCCCGGATTTGTCATCGGAGGAGTGTACTAGCTGTTTCATTGGTGTCACTTCAGAAATACCGCAATGCTGCTAAGGGAGAAGAGGGGGTAGAGTCGTTACGCCCAGTTGCGAACTTCGTTTTGAGACCACTCTTTTTTCAATGAGACTAGGCTTCAGGAACTAGAGTTTGTTCCTGCGCCGTCAGGTAATCTTAACTGTCTATACTCTATCATATGTTATAAACTCTTCTTCTGAAGGTTTGATTCTGTTTTAGTTGTAGTTCATTGTTACAGACTCTAGTGTTTCTCTCTTAATAGATTAGTATTTTGAGATAAGCTCTCATGTTTGATATGTGGAGTAATATTATTAGTACTGATTAGGCTAGTTTTGTGGTTTTAATTCTCGTGTTTGGGTTTATAGATCAGAATTCTTGTGTTTGGGCTTGTAGATCAAATGGGTTCTTCCCCTGTTTTGTCTGAATTCTGTGTTTTTGGCAGGAAAAAAAAATGGTAGCACAACTCAAACTATTGTCATAATTGTGGTTGTAGTTGTCGTGTGCTTGATAGTATTTCTTGTATCAGCTATCACATTTTTAAGAAAGAGAATGAAGCAGAAACTAATGGAAAGCCCTCAAAGTAAGTTATTCATCTTTGTTGCTTTAATTCAAAGTATTAGACTCAAATGTTTGTTCATAATTTCTTGAAGATGTCGACGAGATTAGCGTAGTCGAGTCTCTGCAATATCCTTTCAGCACAATCAAAGCCGCAACAAATGATTTCTCTGATCATGATAAGTTGGGCCAAGGTGGATTTGGGGCTGTTTACAAGGTAGATATTCTCCATATAAATAGATCAGAGCAAGAGTGATTGTGTAACAAATTCAAAAACTGAAGACATTTTTTGTTGTGCATCATTCCAGGGGAAACTTCCTAATGGTCAAGAAATTGCCGTGAAAAGATTGTCGAGGGATTCCGGGCAGTGTGATATCGAATTTAAGAATGAGGTTCTCTTATTGGCTAAGCTTCAACACAGAAATCTAGTTAGGTTATTAGGTTTTGCCTTGGAAGGAATGGAGAAACTGCTTGTATATGAATTTGTTCAAAATGCAAGCTTGGATAACTTCATATTTGGTAACATTCAATCTTATTTACTTACCTAATCATATGTGAACATAAGctaactcatttttcatttggAAATGCAGACTCGGTAAGAGGCATTCATATTTGGACTGGGATATACGTTACTAGATTATAGGAGGTATTGCGAGGGGAATCCTCTACTTGCATGAAGATTCTCGGCTCAAAATCATTCACCGTGATTTAAAAGCAAGTAATATACTTCTAGACAGTGAGATGAGACCCAAGATTGCAGACTTTGGCATGGCGTGATTGTTCGGACAAGATGAAACGTAGGGAAATACAAGCTGAGTTGTGGGAACATAGAAAGTGACACAGTTTAATCAGTTTTATTGAGTTACAAGAATACTAAGAACTGTAAACTCCAGCGGTTATATGCCGCCAGAATACATAATACACGACCAGTTCTCAATCAAGTCCGACGTCTACAGCTTTGGAGTATTAGTCCTTGAAATCATCAGCGGCCGAAAAATCAATGGCTTTCGAAGCAGGGGTGACAGCGTAGGAGACCTCCTAAGCTTCGTAAGTACTAAAGCATATAACATTTTTATAGACCGAATAACTATAGTTAGTGACTGAAAAGTGAGATTAATGAATGTTGCAGGCTTGGGAAAGTTGGCAAGTAGGAAGAGGCGGAGAAGTGGTGGATCCATTTTTGAGGAGTGGTTCGGGGTCGACAAATGAGATGGTAAGATGCATTCATATTGGTTTGCTGTGTGTTCAGGAAGATGCGGCAGATCGGCCAACCATGGCTTCTGTGGTGCTTATGCTAAGCAGTTCCTCCATAACCTTAAACTTGCCTTCGCAGCCAGCATTTTAAACTGCATCACTGGTTCACAACTCCACAAATTCTCACCACATTACTTCTTCTCGGCCATATCAGCAGTCTCTCCGTTCCTCGCGAAATGATGCCTCCATTACCGACTTACATCCGCGCTGATTCTGCTCCACAAATGTTTATATTAACTTCGTATGTATTTGAATTGTGTTTTTGTATCATGTCAACACTGCATAGACTGGACCAAAAATAGTTCGCTTTTCTTATTTACACGTATTTTTATATACCTAATCATATCATTATTATTCTTTGTTTATTTTGGATAGAACACATCTTTCTCATCCTTAAATACAAAATGATAAATCAGAAAAAAACACTGACATCTGAATAGATCAACGTAAAAACATGGTGTGTTTGGAGATCATCGTGGATATAAATCGGTGATGGAAACATCGTTGGATGAATGATCTGATCGATCATCTGCAGAAACTAGCCTCTGCTGATTGTTGATGGACTCGTATCGAGAAGTATAGCCGCTGGCATCCTAAAAAGCAGGCTCAGACTGCACAGCCAGGCTTATGGAGGCGCGGCTCAGCATGATCACAACCGGAGACATGGTCGGCCGCTCAGTCGCATTTTCTTGAACACACAGCAAACCtatatgcatgcacctcaaCATCTCACTCATTAAACCCGAACCGGATCTCAAACCCGAATCCACCGCATTTGGTGCTGTCCCTTCACGCCAGTTTTTCCATGTCTATAATATTTTGGATCATTAAAATGTTCCAatctgattttttaaaaaatgaaatgcttACAAAACTTAGTATGGCCTCCACGTTCTCTCCATTGCGGAAATTGTTGTTTCTGTGCCCACTGATAATTTCCAGGACCAGAACTCCGAAGCTGAAGATATCGGATTTGATTGAGAACTGGCCATATAATACGTATTCTGGTGGCATATATCCACTGCATACATATAGCAAGTTTTTATGACCTAAGATTACATGATTAATTAGTTATAGGCTTATAGCTAGTACTTACTGTGTTCCGACAACTCGGCTGGTATTTCCTTGAGTTTCTTCTTGCCCGAATAGTCTTGCCGTACCAAAGTCAGCAATTTTGGGATTCATCTCTTTGTCTAGGAGTATATTGCTAGCTTTTAAATCACGGTGAATGATTTTGAGTCGAGAATCTTCATGCAAGTATAGAATACCCCTCGCGATACCCCTTAAGATCTTGTAACGTGTATCCCAATCCAAATGTGCGCGAAATACTCGATCTACAACTCCAATCACAAGTGTTATATAAGATGATATATGATTGTATTGAGACATCATGTACatgtaaagaaaaatatgtTACCAAATATGAAGTGATCTAGGCTTGCATTTTGAACAAATTCATAAATGAGAAACTTCTCCTTCCCTTGTACGGAAAAACCCAAGAGTCTAACCAAATTCCTGTGTTGAAGCTTTGCTAATAGTAGAGCACTTCATTCTTGAATTCCACTATACCTTGTCCTGAATCTCTTGACAGCCTCTTCACTGCTATCTCTTTACCATCTTGAAGCTTTCCCTGATTTTCTCATATCACAAAAACATTTAAAGTTCTCTCTTGTCAACAAAACCCGCAATTTCGTGTAAACGTTTGAATTACCTTGTAAACAGGACCGAATCCACCCTCCCCTAGCTTGTTATCTTTGGAGAAATCATTTGTCGCAGTTTTGATCGTGCTGAAAGGATATTGGAACGATTCGGCCATGCTAATCTCGTCCACATCTTCAATAAGTTCAACATTCTCTTGAGCTAAACAAAAGATACTACTAGTATGAATTATGAAGATGATCAAGTGCTTACTCTGATGAATAACTTGTTTtggtttttgtgtttttctttttcttaaccCCATGACAACAGAAACAGCTAGGCTCAACAACACAGCTGATACCATTATAATGATAACATTTCTGATTGTATCACCATCACCCTTCCCTGCAGCTGCAAAAATGCAAgatgatttaattttttattgtgcATTGAATACAAATAAACAACTTGCCcacgtaatacaacccaaacaAAAATTGGATAAGAAGCGGATAAAACACAGAAATTactgaaaaaaaaacacaaaaaaacagAAACTATAAACAGTAAAAAGGCAGATGAATCGAGGAATCCTCCTTCTACAACGGGTAGTACTCTCGAATTTCACCTGTCGTCAAGGCCAATTGCCAAGGCCCAAGGCAAGGCATGCGTGTGGACTTTACAGCCCATTTCttgtgcactttcattactactAGGAATAATTTAGTTTCTTATATACAAATTTAATAAAGATTAATTAACACACATAATACTCCATtaattactccttccgttcccCGACACTAAATTCCTTTTTTACCCGTCCCTAATCATTTTACTACTTTGGTAATGAACCTcgcattctactaactcataaCGAAGAGTGCAGCTGGGGAAGTAAATTCTACACCCTTTACTCCGATAACAATAAACATTCGCATTAGATTTAGCATTAGGCAAGCAGCTGGCGCACTCCTCTCTAACCAAATCCGGGGTGCACTGCACAATCGCAAAAATCTGCTGAAAC
This DNA window, taken from Salvia splendens isolate huo1 chromosome 18, SspV2, whole genome shotgun sequence, encodes the following:
- the LOC121777897 gene encoding LOW QUALITY PROTEIN: uncharacterized protein LOC121777897 (The sequence of the model RefSeq protein was modified relative to this genomic sequence to represent the inferred CDS: substituted 2 bases at 2 genomic stop codons), translated to MVSRATAFLHSSISQSPYLNTISFLAMNHQRLLFLAMILSIEAAQLASAQVRCQNNGNYTRNSAYAVNLNNTLSDLSRNVVDTGFYNASSGNGTDTANAAVLCRGDVQLSECRDCIGEARENLLRSCPYQKQAIRWDERCMVRYSNASFYGEMETSPMWYLWNPYNTTDPERFVEVLRGLLDRLRNNAADGGTLRKVAAGNESGPAFQDIFALLQCTPDLTKEECSSCLINANTNIPASCDGKRGCRVMSPSCTLRFEIFSFYNETRLREFDPLPPPSPPAPTPPPSSSGKGDGNTTRNIVIIVVVSVVFSLILGVSAVIWLGKRKTQKSKQVLYKNVDEISTVESLQYPFDTIKTATNDFSEENKLGEGGFGSVYKGKLQNGQEIAVKRLSRGSGQGLVEFKNEVLLLAKLQHRNLVRLLGFSIQGMEKLLIYELVQNASLDHFIFDKRCHTHLDWERRYKIIGGIARGILYLHEDSRLKIIHRDLKASNILLDTEMNPKIADFGMARLFRQDETQGNTSRIVGTYGYMPPEYIIRGQFSIKSDVFSFGVLVLEIISGRKSNNFRSGDNVEDLLSFAWENWREGIAANVVDPGLRSGSGSMSEMLRCMHIGLLCVQENAGERPTMASVVIMLSSASISLTVPSEPAFYFSGGGYTPRRSHYSSRERESSVNILQSRASVADQSDHSSNNDVSITELHPRNCRTTAFIQTMTYQRLLLGLFVLLIPRDLFAQDLSRATCGSNGNYSSNSAYSANLDTTLSSLSTDIGNDGFYNASTGQGPDRVNAAALCRGDVQLDVCRECVQNGVSRLEGSCPVQKEAVFWDEFCTLRYSNATVYGTMESRPVYSLMNTQNVTNPDRFRSDLRTLLDDLRRRAAGGSSTRKVAAGNATGPDFQMIFGLVQCSPDLSSQDCTSCLVGAISGIPQCCDGKRGGRVLWPSCNLRFETVPFFNETRLQELEFVPPSPPLIEPPPQSPPSGKKNGNTTIVIIVVVIVVCLIVAVSAIIFLRKRERKKQKATEIPQSKLLVLLLYTKFVXVVDSNVCSXLIEAVDDISTAESLQYSFSTIKAATNDFSDHNRLGQGGFGTVYKGKLPNSQEIAVKRLSRDSGQGDMEFKNEVLLLAKLQHRNLVRLLGFSLEGMEKLLVYEYVQNASLDNFIFDSVKHSDLDWDRRYKIIGGIARGILYLHEDSRLRIIHRDLKASNILLDREMSPKIADFGMARLFGQDQTQGNTSRVVGTYGYMPPEYLIHGQFSIKSDVYSFGVLVLEIISGRKNNGFRSGGDSVGDLLSFAWESWQEGRGGEVVDPFLRSGSGSMNEMLRCIHIGLLCVQEDPADRPTMASVVLMLSSFSITLNLPSEPAFYASSGSGYGSDASLIHNSDSTNSHHKTSSRPSQQSRRSSQNDASITDLHPR
- the LOC121777930 gene encoding putative receptor-like protein kinase At4g00960; its protein translation is MKQKLMESPQNVDEISVVESLQYPFSTIKAATNDFSDHDKLGQGGFGAVYKGKLPNGQEIAVKRLSRDSGQCDIEFKNEVLLLAKLQHRNLVRLLGFALEGMEKLLVYEFVQNASLDNFIFDSVRGIHIWTGIYVTRL